The window GGCGCGGAAGGCCTCGGAGCGGTCGCGGCCGTTGACCGAGGCGAGGTCGCCCATGATCTGCACGACCTTGCCGGAGGGGATCTCCTTGCCGAGGTACTCGCAGGCCTTCTGGCCGTAGGCGACGTTGTTGGCACGGACCACCATCGCGACCTTGCCCTTCTCGGGCGCCACGTCCACGGCGACCACGGGCACGCCCTTGCGCTCGGCCTGGTCGAGGCCGGCGGAGATGGCGGCGCTGTCCAGGGGCGCCACGACGAGGCCCTTCACGCCCTGGTTGAGCTGGTTGTTGATGTCCGTGATCTGCTGCGAGGGATCGCTGTTGGAGTTCACCGTCTTGAGGGCGTCGACGTCCTCGGACTTCGCCATCTTCGGCACGTAGTCGTTGTACGACTGCCAGAACGGTGAGGTCAGCAGGGGCAGGATCACCCCGACCTTGCCGGTGCCGTCGCCCTTCTTGCCGCCCTCGGAGGCGACGTTGTCCTTGGTGCTGCCGCATGCCGCGAGTACGAGCGTGGCGCAGGCGGCCACGGCCGCCGCACGTATCGCCCGCGAGGTGTTTCGCCCGTTCCTGTACCGCACAGTTCTGCCGGCCATCTATCGGCTCCTCATTGAGCGTGATCGAGCTGGTGCCACGCATATTTATCAGACCACTTCGCCCCCACAACACCCCTCGCTCGCATTTTTTCGCTGTTTTGGTGCGTAGTGGTCCGACCACCTGAGTGGTTAGACTGCGGCGCACCCGGCGACAGGAGGACATGGCGTGGACGAGAGCCCGGCCCGGGCCGCGACGACGGCCCCGCAGAAAGGGACCGTGACGCAGCGCGCCATAGACCAGATCAAGGCGATGATCGGCGAGGGCCGTCTGGAGCCCGGCGCGCGACTGCCGACCGAGCGCGATCTGGCGTCGCAGCTGGGCATCTCGCGCAGCTCCATGCGCGAGGCGATCCGGGCGCTCACGGTGCTGGGCGTGCTGGAGGCCCGGCACGGCTCCGGGATCTACGTCACCCAGCTGGAGGCCGGCGATCTGCTGGAGACGTTCGGCGTGGTCGCGGACCTCTCCCGGGGCCCACGGCTCGTCGAGCTCCTCGAAGTGCGGCGCATCCTGGAGTCGACGGCGACGGCACTCGCGGCCGCACGGATCACCGCCGACCAACTGGCCGAGGTGGAGAAGCACTTGACGGCCATGAACGCGACGGACGACCCGGAGGAGATCCTCTCCCACGACCTCGCCTTCCATCGCGCCATCGGCGCCGCCGCGGGCAACGACACGATGGCGGCCATCCTGGAGGGCCTCTCCTCGCGCACGTTCCGTGCCCGGGTCTGGCGCGGCTACCAGGAGGAGGGTGCGTTCGAGCGGACCCGCCGGGAGCATGCGGCGATCCACCGCGCGCTCGTCGCCCGCGATCCGGAGGCCGCCCGGGCGGCCGCGGCTGCCCATGTGGGCGAGGTGGAGCAGTGGCTTCGGACCCAGCTCCAGCCCTGAGGGCCGGAACCGGGTCCGACTGCGGCCGGTGGGGCACCTGCGGACCGGTGGGGGCCGGTCGCGCGGTTCCCCGCGCCCCCGCGGGGCTGCGCCCCGAAAAGGGTCAGGCTCGCTTGAGCCTGAGCGTCACCAGTTCGAACGGGCGCAGCTTCAACGTGATCCGGTCACCGGACCGCTCCGGCGCGGCGGCCCCGGCCAGGGGGCGTTCCAGCAGGTCCGTCACCGTGACGGCCTCGACCTCGAAGCCCGCCGTGAGCGTGGCGCGGCTGCGCCCGCCACGCGACTCGTGGAAGCGGACGATCACGTCGCCGCTGCCGTCGTCGGCCAGCTTCACCGCGGTGATCACGACCGCGTCCTGGGCGACGGCCACCAGGGGCGCCACCTCCGAGGCACCGCCGACGACCTTCCGCTCGGGCAGGTTGATCCGCCAGCCCTCCCGCACCGCGTCACCGATCCCGGCGCCGGGCACCAGCGCGTGCCGGAACCGGTGGACGCCCTGGTCGGTCTCGGGGTCGGGAAAGCGCGGGGCGCGCAGCAGCGAGACACGGACCGTGGTGGTCGTGCCCCCGTCGTCGCGCACGGCACGCGTCACGTCATGGCCGTACGTCGAGTCGTTGACGACCGCGACGCCCCAGCCGGGCTCCTCCAGGTGGACGAACCGGTGGTTGCAGGCCTCGAACTTGGCGGCCTCCCACGACGTGTTGGTGTGGGTCGGCCGGAAGAAGTGCCCGAACTGCGTCTCGGACGCGTACCGCTCGGCGTGCACGTCGAGCGGGAACGCCAGCTTCAGGAACTTCTCCGTCTCGTGCCAGTCGACCTCGGTGTCGATGTCGAGCCGCCACTCTCCCGGCGCGAGCGACAGCACCTGCGTGACCCTCGACTCTCCGAAGGCCCGGACGACCCGGACCGAGACCCCGTCGTCACCGGGGACGACCTCGTCGGCGTCGACCAGGTCGGTGACCGTGTTCCGGTAGAACTCGTCGACGTCCCAGGCGTCCCACATGTTCGGGAAGTCAGGGTGCAGCTGGAGCAGGTTGGCGGCCTCGCCCGGCGCAAGGGTCTCGCGGTCGGCGGCGAGGTCGAAGGCGGAGACCACGAGGCCGCGGGCGTCGATCTCGATCCGCAGACATCCGTTGTCGAGCACGAAGCCACCGTCCGCGCGCGGCACGAGCGTGCACTCGCCTCCGACGGCCGGGGACCGTGCGCCGCCGGCGGGCACTCCGTCGCGGGTGTGCGGCGCCGAGTTGAAGGCGAGGGCGGTCGTCCCCTCACCGGCCAGCGCGCGCTGGGCCCCCTCGATGATGCCGTTCAGCTCCTCGGCGACCCTCTCGTACGTCCTGCGGGCCTCACGGTGCACCCACGCGATGGACGAGCCGGGCAGGATGTCGTGGAACTGGTGGAGCAGCACCGTCTTCCAGAGGCGGTCCAACTCCTCGTACGGGTAGGCGGATCCGGTGTGCACGGCCGCGGTGGCCGCCCACAGTTCCGCCTCACGCAGGAGGTGCTCGCTGCGGCGGTTGCCCTGCTTGGTCCGGGCCTGGCTGGTGAGGGTGGCGCGGTGCAGTTCCAGATACAGCTCGCCGACCCAGACGGGGGCGTTCGGGTACTCGGCCTCCGCCTTCTCGAAGAACTTCTCCGGGGTCTCCCAGACGACGGTCGCCGAGCCTTCGAGGTCCCGGAGCCGGGCCGCCTTGGCGACCATCTCGCGGGTGGTGCCGCCACCGCCGTCACCCCAGCCGGTGGGCGCGAGCGAGTGCCTCGCGACCCCCTTGTCCTTGAAGTTGTTCGCCGCGTGGGCGATCTCGCTGCCCTTCATGGAGCAGTTGTAGGTGTCCACCGGCGGGAAGTGCGTGAAGATCCGCGTGCCGTCGATGCCCTCCCACTGGAAGGTGTGGTGCGGGAACTTGTTGGTCTGCGACCACGAGATCTTCTGCGTCAGCAGCCACTTGGAGCCCGCCGCCTTGATGATCTGCGGCAGTCCGGCCGCGAAGCCGAAGGTGTCGGGCAGCCAGGCCTCGTCGTTGTCGACGCCGAACTCGTCGATGAAGAACCGCTTCCCGTGCACGAACTGACGGGCCATCGCCTCCGAGCCGGGCATGTTGGTGTCCGACTCCACCCACATGCCGCCCGACGGCACGAACCGTCCGTCGGCCACGGCCTTCTTCACCCGGGTCCACACCTCGGGCCGGTGCTCCTTCACCCAGGCCCACTGCTGGGCCTGGGACATGGCGAAGACGAAGTCCGGCTCGTCCTCCAGGAGGGCGGTCATGTTGGAGGTGGTCCTGGCGACCTTGCGTACGGTCTCGCGCAGC of the Streptomyces aurantiacus genome contains:
- a CDS encoding sugar ABC transporter substrate-binding protein; this encodes MAGRTVRYRNGRNTSRAIRAAAVAACATLVLAACGSTKDNVASEGGKKGDGTGKVGVILPLLTSPFWQSYNDYVPKMAKSEDVDALKTVNSNSDPSQQITDINNQLNQGVKGLVVAPLDSAAISAGLDQAERKGVPVVAVDVAPEKGKVAMVVRANNVAYGQKACEYLGKEIPSGKVVQIMGDLASVNGRDRSEAFRACVKEKFPKLKVLEIPAKWESDTAASKLDTLLNANPDIKGIYMQAGGVYLAPTLQTLKSKGLLKKAGEKGHITIVSNDGISQEFEAIRKGQIDATVSQPADLYAKYGMYYIKAAMEGKTFKPGPTDHDSEIVKLPSGNLEDQLPAPLVTKDNVDDPELWGNTVT
- a CDS encoding alpha-mannosidase, whose amino-acid sequence is MHDDRSLVEARLKRVLDERIRPAVYPESVPLEVAVWNAPGEPVPVAEGLAATPSPVAVGDRWGAPWGTSWFRVAGTVPEEWAGRTVEAVLDLGFDENMPGFQCEGLVYRPDGTPVKGLNPRNQWVRIGAPVEGGEEVRLHIEAASNPVILDYHPFLPTQLGDKETAGSEPQYRLARMDLAVLDETVWQLVIDLEVLGELMAELPVESARRWDILRAVEKALDAVDLQDVNGTAAAARSRLEEVLSAPAVPSAHRISAVGHAHIDSAWLWPLRETVRKVARTTSNMTALLEDEPDFVFAMSQAQQWAWVKEHRPEVWTRVKKAVADGRFVPSGGMWVESDTNMPGSEAMARQFVHGKRFFIDEFGVDNDEAWLPDTFGFAAGLPQIIKAAGSKWLLTQKISWSQTNKFPHHTFQWEGIDGTRIFTHFPPVDTYNCSMKGSEIAHAANNFKDKGVARHSLAPTGWGDGGGGTTREMVAKAARLRDLEGSATVVWETPEKFFEKAEAEYPNAPVWVGELYLELHRATLTSQARTKQGNRRSEHLLREAELWAATAAVHTGSAYPYEELDRLWKTVLLHQFHDILPGSSIAWVHREARRTYERVAEELNGIIEGAQRALAGEGTTALAFNSAPHTRDGVPAGGARSPAVGGECTLVPRADGGFVLDNGCLRIEIDARGLVVSAFDLAADRETLAPGEAANLLQLHPDFPNMWDAWDVDEFYRNTVTDLVDADEVVPGDDGVSVRVVRAFGESRVTQVLSLAPGEWRLDIDTEVDWHETEKFLKLAFPLDVHAERYASETQFGHFFRPTHTNTSWEAAKFEACNHRFVHLEEPGWGVAVVNDSTYGHDVTRAVRDDGGTTTTVRVSLLRAPRFPDPETDQGVHRFRHALVPGAGIGDAVREGWRINLPERKVVGGASEVAPLVAVAQDAVVITAVKLADDGSGDVIVRFHESRGGRSRATLTAGFEVEAVTVTDLLERPLAGAAAPERSGDRITLKLRPFELVTLRLKRA
- a CDS encoding FadR/GntR family transcriptional regulator — its product is MDESPARAATTAPQKGTVTQRAIDQIKAMIGEGRLEPGARLPTERDLASQLGISRSSMREAIRALTVLGVLEARHGSGIYVTQLEAGDLLETFGVVADLSRGPRLVELLEVRRILESTATALAAARITADQLAEVEKHLTAMNATDDPEEILSHDLAFHRAIGAAAGNDTMAAILEGLSSRTFRARVWRGYQEEGAFERTRREHAAIHRALVARDPEAARAAAAAHVGEVEQWLRTQLQP